A DNA window from Onthophagus taurus isolate NC chromosome 1, IU_Otau_3.0, whole genome shotgun sequence contains the following coding sequences:
- the LOC111422819 gene encoding fumarate hydratase, mitochondrial-like translates to MTYCETRGCTIDKSKRKSGHKMGEKSQNFCDVHNCVVERSKRKGTRLECDTMGEIAVPNNRYYGSQTQRSILNFNIGDQCEYMPLSIIKALALVKKACALINKEQGMDETIVDLIVKVADEIINDKIPRVHFPLKIWQTGSGTQTNMNVNEVISNRAIEIVGGVLGSKNPVHPNDHVNKSQSTNDVFPTAMHIAVVQELNNCTVPGLVNLRDSLKAKCMEFAYIIKTGRTHTQDATPITLGQEFSGYVYQINFGIDRLTSTLDRLYYLALGGTAVGTGLNTKKGFAENVAKKISTLTNLPFETAPNKFEALACNDTMVEISGALNTIACSITKIANDIRFLASGPRCGLGEIALPENEPGSSIMPGKVNPSQCEALTMLAAQIMGNHVAVTVGGLNGHFELNVFKPVIVANVLRSCRILGDGCNAFSENCVKNITAHKENIERYLNDSLMLVTALNEHIGYDKAAKIANKAHQLDCTLKEAGVQLGFLSSQEFDEWVRPEDMLGPS, encoded by the coding sequence ATGACTTACTGTGAAACACGTGGGTGTACTATTGACAAATCCAAAAGAAAAAGTGGTCATAAAATGGGCGAAAAATCACAGAATTTTTGCGATGTTCATAATTGTGTCGTTGAAcgatcaaaaagaaaaggaactCGTCTTGAATGTGATACAATGGGTGAAATAGCGGTTCCAAATAACAGATACTATGGCTCGCAAACGCAAAGATCTatcttaaactttaatatcgGCGACCAATGTGAATATATGCCTCTTTCCATAATTAAAGCTTTGGCGCTAGTGAAAAAAGCTTgtgcattaattaataaagaacaaGGTATGGACGAAACAATTGTTGATTTGATAGTCAAAGTTGCAGATGagataataaatgataaaatacCTCGAGTACATTTTCCGTTGAAAATTTGGCAAACTGGGTCTGGGACTCAAACAAATATGAATGTGAATGAAGTGATTAGTAATCGAGCTATTGAGATAGTTGGGGGTGTTCTGGGTTCGAAAAATCCAGTTCATCCTAACGATCACGTGAATAAAAGTCAGAGTACTAATGATGTATTTCCAACGGCTATGCATATAGCTGTAGTacaagaattaaataattgtacAGTACCGGGTTTAGTAAATTTACGTGATTCATTAAAAGCTAAATGTATGGAATTTgcttatattataaaaacaggACGAACTCATACTCAAGATGCCACACCGATTACTTTAGGTCAAGAATTTAGTGGATACgtttatcaaattaattttggtaTTGATCGCCTAACATCAACTCTCGACAGACTTTATTATTTAGCTTTGGGAGGAACAGCAGTTGGAACTGGattgaatacaaaaaaaggGTTTGCAGAAAATGTTGCTAAAAAAATCTCTACTTTAACTAATCTTCCTTTTGAGACAGCTCCAAACAAATTTGAAGCTTTAGCATGTAATGATACAATGGTGGAAATATCCGGCGCTTTAAACACCATTGCTTGTTCTATTACAAAAATCGCTAACGATATAAGATTTTTAGCATCCGGACCAAGATGCGGCCTAGGTGAAATAGCTTTACCTGAGAACGAACCAGGAAGTTCTATAATGCCAGGAAAAGTAAATCCTAGTCAATGCGAAGCTTTAACAATGTTAGCAGCCCAAATTATGGGTAATCACGTTGCAGTTACAGTTGGTGGTTTAAATGGTCACTTTGAATTAAACGTTTTCAAACCCGTGATAGTAGCAAATGTACTTAGATCTTGTAGAATACTTGGAGATGGTTGCAATgctttttctgaaaattgtgttaaaaatattacagcgcataaagaaaatattgaacgGTATTTGAACGATAGTTTGATGCTGGTTACAGCTTTGAATGAACATATTGGGTATGATAAAGCGGCTAAAATCGCTAATAAAGCACATCAATTAGATTGTACCTTAAAAGAAGCTGGAGTTCAATTAGGATTTTTATCTTCACAAGAATTTGATGAATGGGTTCGTCCAGAAGATATGTTAGGGCCATCTtaa
- the LOC111422792 gene encoding piggyBac transposable element-derived protein 4-like isoform X2, whose translation MAGNDNLRDGLLDFLKEEPKSSIDDSDISDEEEKIVQSEHDSYSEQSADETEEAQISSGDFFLGRGKPEEVENTRSASKSEVNQQDDESLKWYKNPTKRPSKGRGKNIEKVLPGLTTKTRNITDEISAFQAIITPNMINDIVRCTNIYIESKRNMISYSRERDCQNTTVCEVLALFGTLFLIGTKKGSHVNVMDLWNSDGTGIQILRAVMGYKRFLFLLRSLQFDDKSTRNERKKTDKLAPIRSILDSFVSNCKNSYNVSEYVTIDEMLHSFRGRCSFVQYMPSKPAKYGIQIFAMCDAKSFYTSNLEVYCGQQPNGIYKVSNSPIDIVKRLITPIENSGRNLTTDNWYSSLTLAKYLLEKKITFIGTLRKNKREIPTEFLPNKNRQPQSSLFGFQQDTILVSYVPRKNKAVILLSTMHDLPEVDEESHKPKIILSYNQTKGAVDTVDKMCAAYSISRVTRRWPLALFFTLLNIAGINSQILYFTKHSAGNQCPRRIFLSNLAIALMKEQLIMRAQIITLPKDIRAFLQMSYMDTDCGTSETQPTESRKRGRCKLCTNTNTTQKCCKCKQFICKKHSKTMIICSNCEVHSGSDS comes from the coding sequence ATGGCAGGGAATGATAATTTGAGAGATGGGTTgttagattttttgaaagaggAACCTAAGTCAAGTATCGACGACAGCGATATATCcgatgaagaagaaaaaattgttcaaagtgAACATGATAGTTACTCAGAGCAGAGCGCCGATGAAACAGAGGAAGCACAGATAAGTTCTGGTGACTTTTTTCTAGGAAGAGGAAAACCGGAAGAAGTAGAAAATACAAGATCGGCGAGTAAGTCTGAGGTAAATCAACAAGATGACGAATCATTGAAATGGTATAAAAATCCTACTAAGCGACCTTCGAAAGGTAGGGGTAAAAACATCGAAAAAGTTCTACCTGGACTTACAACAAAAACACGAAACATTACCGACGAAATAAGTGCATTTCAAGCAATTATTACTCCAAACATGATCAACGATATTGTCCGATGTACAAACATATACATCGAATCCAAACGTAATATGATTTCATATTCCAGGGAACGAGACTGCCAAAATACAACAGTTTGCGAAGTATTAGCTTTATTTGGAACTCTTTTCTTGATTGGTACGAAGAAAGGATCTCATGTAAACGTCATGGATCTGTGGAATAGTGATGGCACGGGCATTCAAATTCTGCGAGCAGTAATGGGTTACAAACGATTCTTATTTCTGTTAAGAAGTCTTCAGTTTGATGATAAATCAACGAGGAATGAAAGGAAGAAAACGGATAAGTTGGCTCCAATCAGATCAATCCTTGATTCCTTTGTCAGTAATTGTAAAAACAGCTATAACGTCAGCGAATACGTAACCATTGACGAAATGTTGCACTCGTTTAGAGGTAGATGTAGTTTTGTGCAATATATGCCAAGCAAACCTGCTAAATACGGTATTCAAATTTTTGCCATGTGCGATGCCAAATCTTTTTATACAAGCAACCTTGAGGTTTATTGTGGGCAACAACCAAATGGAATTTATAAAGTTTCCAATTCACCCATCGACATTGTAAAACGTTTAATAACGCCAATTGAAAATTCTGGTAGAAATCTAACGACGGACAATTGGTACAGCAGCTTAACGTTAGCTAAATATcttctagaaaaaaaaattacattcatCGGAACATTACGTAAAAATAAACGTGAAATTCCTACGGAATTTTTGCCAAATAAAAATCGTCAGCCTCAATCGTCTTTATTTGGCTTTCAACAAGACACTATATTAGTGTCTTATGTCCCAAGAAAAAACAAAGCCGTTATATTATTATCAACGATGCACGACTTACCGGAAGTTGACGAAGAATCACATAAacccaaaataattttaagttataaccAAACAAAAGGAGCAGTAGATACGGTTGATAAGATGTGCGCTGCCTACTCTATTTCGAGGGTCACTAGACGATGGCCATTAGCCCTGTTTTTTACGCTCCTAAATATAGCGGGAATAAACTCGCAAATATTGTATTTCACGAAACATTCTGCGGGAAATCAGTGTCCACGAAGAATTTTCTTAAGTAATTTAGCAATTGCTTTAATGAAAGAGCAACTGATTATGAGAGCTCAAATAATTACGCTGCCAAAGGATATTCGCGCGTTTTTGCAAATGTCGTACATGGACACTGATTGCGGAACGTCCGAAACACAACCAACTGAATCTAGAAAACGAGGGAGGTGTAAATTGTGTACAAATACAAATACTACACAAAAATGCTGTAAATGTAAGCAATTCATCTgtaaaaaacattcaaaaacaATGATAATTTGCTCGAATTGCGAAGTGCATTCGGGCTCTGACTCATAA
- the LOC111422837 gene encoding transmembrane protein 70 homolog, mitochondrial: MSLKNCCRLLPFLLKQTSSKSFMKPTFLHNQRQLLVSTHNLTNNIQVRYFFKDANKDDVEEGKERVYYGILTPQIRTVKWFSLTTSAIGIIGQPFLIKSLADVSSIPLIVAAYSVIGFFTFVTPMLLHFVTKKYVAHIDYNPEKGTYTAATVNFFCMLKETEFTPDDVKVPDIPGMFTTFIAKGKPMFMDARHFGNPSHYAKIMGYDKPIDFKMYETPAEDVKKK; encoded by the exons ATGTCGTTAAAGAATTGCTGCCGGTTActtccttttcttttaaaacagaCCAGTTCAAAGAGTTTTATGAAACCAACGTTTTTACATAACCAAAGACAGCTATTAGTAAGTACACATAACCTCACAAATAACATACAAGTGAGGTACTTCTTTAAAGATGCTAACAAAGATGATGTAGAAGAAGGTAAAGAACGTGTTTATTATGGAATATTAACGCCACAGATAAGAACAGTTAAA tgGTTCTCGTTAACAACTAGTGCCATAGGTATAATTGGTcaaccatttttaataaaatccttAGCAGATGTATCAAGTATACCTTTAATTGTGGCAGCTTATTCAGTGATAGGATTTTTCACATTTGTCACACCAATGTTATTACATTTTGTCACGAAAAAATATGTAGCCCATATTGATTATAATCCTGAAAAAGGGACATATACAGCAGCAACAGTCAATTTCTTTTGTATGCTAAAAGAG ACCGAGTTCACACCAGATGATGTTAAAGTACCTGATATACCAGGCATGTTTACCACATTTATTGCTAAAGGAAAACCTATGTTTATGGATGCCAGGCATTTTGGCAATCCTAGTCATTACGCGAAGATTATGGGTTATGATAAAccaattgattttaaaatgtatgaaACCCCTGCTGAAGatgttaaaaagaaatga
- the LOC111422792 gene encoding piggyBac transposable element-derived protein 4-like isoform X1 produces MPGTQGGVTMAGNDNLRDGLLDFLKEEPKSSIDDSDISDEEEKIVQSEHDSYSEQSADETEEAQISSGDFFLGRGKPEEVENTRSASKSEVNQQDDESLKWYKNPTKRPSKGRGKNIEKVLPGLTTKTRNITDEISAFQAIITPNMINDIVRCTNIYIESKRNMISYSRERDCQNTTVCEVLALFGTLFLIGTKKGSHVNVMDLWNSDGTGIQILRAVMGYKRFLFLLRSLQFDDKSTRNERKKTDKLAPIRSILDSFVSNCKNSYNVSEYVTIDEMLHSFRGRCSFVQYMPSKPAKYGIQIFAMCDAKSFYTSNLEVYCGQQPNGIYKVSNSPIDIVKRLITPIENSGRNLTTDNWYSSLTLAKYLLEKKITFIGTLRKNKREIPTEFLPNKNRQPQSSLFGFQQDTILVSYVPRKNKAVILLSTMHDLPEVDEESHKPKIILSYNQTKGAVDTVDKMCAAYSISRVTRRWPLALFFTLLNIAGINSQILYFTKHSAGNQCPRRIFLSNLAIALMKEQLIMRAQIITLPKDIRAFLQMSYMDTDCGTSETQPTESRKRGRCKLCTNTNTTQKCCKCKQFICKKHSKTMIICSNCEVHSGSDS; encoded by the coding sequence AATGGCAGGGAATGATAATTTGAGAGATGGGTTgttagattttttgaaagaggAACCTAAGTCAAGTATCGACGACAGCGATATATCcgatgaagaagaaaaaattgttcaaagtgAACATGATAGTTACTCAGAGCAGAGCGCCGATGAAACAGAGGAAGCACAGATAAGTTCTGGTGACTTTTTTCTAGGAAGAGGAAAACCGGAAGAAGTAGAAAATACAAGATCGGCGAGTAAGTCTGAGGTAAATCAACAAGATGACGAATCATTGAAATGGTATAAAAATCCTACTAAGCGACCTTCGAAAGGTAGGGGTAAAAACATCGAAAAAGTTCTACCTGGACTTACAACAAAAACACGAAACATTACCGACGAAATAAGTGCATTTCAAGCAATTATTACTCCAAACATGATCAACGATATTGTCCGATGTACAAACATATACATCGAATCCAAACGTAATATGATTTCATATTCCAGGGAACGAGACTGCCAAAATACAACAGTTTGCGAAGTATTAGCTTTATTTGGAACTCTTTTCTTGATTGGTACGAAGAAAGGATCTCATGTAAACGTCATGGATCTGTGGAATAGTGATGGCACGGGCATTCAAATTCTGCGAGCAGTAATGGGTTACAAACGATTCTTATTTCTGTTAAGAAGTCTTCAGTTTGATGATAAATCAACGAGGAATGAAAGGAAGAAAACGGATAAGTTGGCTCCAATCAGATCAATCCTTGATTCCTTTGTCAGTAATTGTAAAAACAGCTATAACGTCAGCGAATACGTAACCATTGACGAAATGTTGCACTCGTTTAGAGGTAGATGTAGTTTTGTGCAATATATGCCAAGCAAACCTGCTAAATACGGTATTCAAATTTTTGCCATGTGCGATGCCAAATCTTTTTATACAAGCAACCTTGAGGTTTATTGTGGGCAACAACCAAATGGAATTTATAAAGTTTCCAATTCACCCATCGACATTGTAAAACGTTTAATAACGCCAATTGAAAATTCTGGTAGAAATCTAACGACGGACAATTGGTACAGCAGCTTAACGTTAGCTAAATATcttctagaaaaaaaaattacattcatCGGAACATTACGTAAAAATAAACGTGAAATTCCTACGGAATTTTTGCCAAATAAAAATCGTCAGCCTCAATCGTCTTTATTTGGCTTTCAACAAGACACTATATTAGTGTCTTATGTCCCAAGAAAAAACAAAGCCGTTATATTATTATCAACGATGCACGACTTACCGGAAGTTGACGAAGAATCACATAAacccaaaataattttaagttataaccAAACAAAAGGAGCAGTAGATACGGTTGATAAGATGTGCGCTGCCTACTCTATTTCGAGGGTCACTAGACGATGGCCATTAGCCCTGTTTTTTACGCTCCTAAATATAGCGGGAATAAACTCGCAAATATTGTATTTCACGAAACATTCTGCGGGAAATCAGTGTCCACGAAGAATTTTCTTAAGTAATTTAGCAATTGCTTTAATGAAAGAGCAACTGATTATGAGAGCTCAAATAATTACGCTGCCAAAGGATATTCGCGCGTTTTTGCAAATGTCGTACATGGACACTGATTGCGGAACGTCCGAAACACAACCAACTGAATCTAGAAAACGAGGGAGGTGTAAATTGTGTACAAATACAAATACTACACAAAAATGCTGTAAATGTAAGCAATTCATCTgtaaaaaacattcaaaaacaATGATAATTTGCTCGAATTGCGAAGTGCATTCGGGCTCTGACTCATAA